DNA sequence from the Kazachstania africana CBS 2517 chromosome 4, complete genome genome:
CTTCACTATAACTAATAAAACAGACACGTGTTGAATTTGTCCCGGAtgttaatgaaaataactGTAGATCAGTAGATCAAAATAACTGTAACCATTAAATATAACTCAATACTTATCAGAATTAAAAAGTTCTACATATTCACAAAGtaccaaagaaaaaattaccGTACGATGTATTTAGAAATGAGGTTTTCTGCTCTGAAAACAATACCATATTCGTATTAACTTATTTCTCAATAATCAAACATATATCTCAACTAACTGCTGTTTCATTTATATCGTTGTTGGAGACTCATTGACTTTGAATTTTCGCTTGAATGTTTGTTGCGTCGCGATTATAAATCAATTACGTTGATATATATGATCTTCttaaatattctttaaaaACGTTTCCTTGTtgactttcaaaaatggattTGGTAGTGTCATTGCAGCATTTTCCTCGCTTCTTAGTCTTAGTAGGGTTTCCTCCATATCTTGTAAAGTGTTTGAAGAACCCCCACATGCAATAACTACGACAGTATCGTCCTTCGTTAACTTAGTGCCTAACGCATTTTCTAGAATGTCAATATTATAAGCTAAATGGATTGACGCACCGCAGGCTGGTTCTGTGACCATATTGTAATCCTTTGTGTATTTTAGGCAAGTCTCAATGACATCTGCATCCTTGACAATGACAGATCTTGTGCCGTATTTCAAAGCGTTTTCAAATGTCTTTGCAGATATACTGGCGGTAGCTAATGAAGTAGCTATGCTTGTGATTTTTTCGAATTCGACTTGTTTACCTAGTTTCAAAGATGTATTGAAGACGTGACAACCTTCTGTTTCTACACCAACAACTGGTATTTTATCAACCAACTTGTGTCTTTCAAGGCCTTGAATGATACCGTTGTATAAACCACCACCACCCACGCTACATACTATACCTTTAATGTTAGAAGGTTGGACCTTTTGCTCTCTAAGTGTATCCATTATTTCATCTACAATGGAGGAGTGACCTTCCCATATTAAAGGATTGTCGAATGGATGTACATAAATGGGATCAATCTCATTCTTATTTATCTTATTCATCACagactttttcaaatattgatcaGCTTCTTTCCAAAATGCTCCATCAATGATGACATTAGCACCAGtatctttaattttttctatcaTTCTTTGTTTTGTAGCTGTTGGTACGACGACAGTACATGGCAATGACAATCTTTGACATGCGACAGCAGCAGCGTAACCTGCATTACCTCCAGACGAAGCGAAAACTTCCGGTCTTTTTGTACCTTTTTTATGGATTTGCATAGCTTGTTTGAGGATTAAATTACCGATTCCCCTACTTTTAAAACTACCACTTGGCTGTAAACATTCATACTTCAAGAAGAACTGAGGAAGACTATTCGATTTTCTGGATTTTGTTCCTGGAAAAAACTGACGCAGAAGAGGTGTCTTATTGTAAACTACAGACATTATAGTTTAATTTGctattcttttttttagtatGTTAATTTGATACCTCAcaagaaagagaaacaAGTCAAAAAGTACAATGAACATTTCTGTCgttctttatatatatactactTTCAGTACCATTTCTATCGATAAGAACTATATGAGTGAGTAGataccttttttttttgtttctttttatgCTGCAGTGGTTTAACTCATCGATTCTTGGCATTTTCACTCGCAATTTGTGATTAGATAGAATGCACATATTCGAGTCGTAGTTCTCTCTTATCTAATTCTGTTCTCGTTATgtcaataaaaaattcgttatataaattttccGAATTTTTTAGTGCCAATTGTGAAAATTTAGCAGATAGTGCGGACAATGaataacatttttttggacggaaaatgaaatgaagAGTGTTAGAATGTAGAATaacattcaaattttttttttacttcttACCCGGTATTTATCTTATTTGCGGAGACTTATCTCCACGGCGGGGTAAGCCCAACCCgatttgagaaaaaaatcagaaaTATTGTCACGTGATATGATCCGGGTAGCAGGCTGAAAATCATGTGATGATTAATGCCattgttgttgttattttttttttttttttgttttttattAGAGCATCTCTCATATATTTACTAAAGAGGATCAATTCAGGTCCTACTATAAGCAGCCGGAATTACAAGAGtgataaaagaatattacCAACATCCACACTGTTAGTGTAATTATGGCTAGTCTTGTTTCGGACACTCTGCTTCAAAGATCGGAGGAAGCCGTCTCGCAACTGGAATCGTGGTTAAAACAACAAGAGCAATTGCACCAGACAACGGCAGAATATAAACAATTAAATTCACTTTGTGCAAAATCTAAATACATTAGCAATCTGTTAAAGGATGATAGTAGCTCCATTCCACATGATTTGATGGAGCAGAAGGAGAGAAGCTTTATAGTTGAATCATTGATTCatgaatttaatgaaatttcaacaaaattaaatgaaatagTAACACATACTTCACCTCAATCCACAATTGATTCATTCGAACCAAAaccattgaatttattgagaaAGAACAAGATACTAGAATCCCCAACAAGATCAAGTCCTGTAACAAGAGGTAGATTGGAAAGGAAAATTAGCATCAATCTATTTCCGATGCACACTACTACTAAATGTAACTCTGTACCAACGTCTCCCAAATGCAAATCTACTTCAACGTTAAACCAAAGAACCTTACgaaatatcaaatcataCCACTACGGACTGAATGGAGATTACATAAATccatttaaagaaaataatagactctcaatttctttcttcaatggtGACAATACattcaatgataataattcCGATTCTGAAAGTGAcattgatgatgacgatacAGTATTGGTGACAAGTCCCTTCTTAACAAATCCGAAacagaaattaaaaagatcaaattcTCAAGATAGCGTATTCTGGAACGAAAATTACTTACGCAAGCCATCTTTTCAGAAACAACTAAACCTCTTTCCAAGTACTTTGACAAAACCGACTGCAGAACTCTCTTCTACTCAAGTA
Encoded proteins:
- the CHA1 gene encoding L-serine/L-threonine ammonia-lyase CHA1 (similar to Saccharomyces cerevisiae CHA1 (YCL064C); ancestral locus Anc_1.3), with amino-acid sequence MSVVYNKTPLLRQFFPGTKSRKSNSLPQFFLKYECLQPSGSFKSRGIGNLILKQAMQIHKKGTKRPEVFASSGGNAGYAAAVACQRLSLPCTVVVPTATKQRMIEKIKDTGANVIIDGAFWKEADQYLKKSVMNKINKNEIDPIYVHPFDNPLIWEGHSSIVDEIMDTLREQKVQPSNIKGIVCSVGGGGLYNGIIQGLERHKLVDKIPVVGVETEGCHVFNTSLKLGKQVEFEKITSIATSLATASISAKTFENALKYGTRSVIVKDADVIETCLKYTKDYNMVTEPACGASIHLAYNIDILENALGTKLTKDDTVVVIACGGSSNTLQDMEETLLRLRSEENAAMTLPNPFLKVNKETFLKNI
- the VAC17 gene encoding Vac17p (similar to Saccharomyces cerevisiae VAC17 (YCL063W); ancestral locus Anc_1.4): MASLVSDTLLQRSEEAVSQLESWLKQQEQLHQTTAEYKQLNSLCAKSKYISNLLKDDSSSIPHDLMEQKERSFIVESLIHEFNEISTKLNEIVTHTSPQSTIDSFEPKPLNLLRKNKILESPTRSSPVTRGRLERKISINLFPMHTTTKCNSVPTSPKCKSTSTLNQRTLRNIKSYHYGLNGDYINPFKENNRLSISFFNGDNTFNDNNSDSESDIDDDDTVLVTSPFLTNPKQKLKRSNSQDSVFWNENYLRKPSFQKQLNLFPSTLTKPTAELSSTQVFLKNTGRLGSSSKALLTSFVKDNLQQQQRTHNASSFNNIFNSVTSEIGKSKLDKSQIIHTERRVLSDNSIVISTLITSKKSRFNRFSSVDNISPTKKPIINNDVQYSDLNDALNTEFLY